Proteins from a single region of Lysinibacillus sp. JNUCC-52:
- a CDS encoding vWA domain-containing protein: MGFSQIMFSWTAIIPVIVLLYYFFRKKYTDQTVSSTLFWSEIMQETRVSPYLKHLQKNALLYLQLLALLLLVLALMNPYMKKSTIAGAQTIFIVDTSATMLAGKEQSTFDAHKKEMQSLVDQLEGRPITLITTGNTPQAVLQQETNVKSIEKAIQDLHVTYETAQMNKALDVAQAFVGDTQTSIYVFTDSLDKKQLPMEKNSVKWLVYGSEKGLANVAITRFAATTDGQSTMALVQLQNDTDQKHELTIALQNSQGEVVIEEQISLAENEATTKTFKDLPLMDTITANINVEDDYVVDNKQSVVLQTATSNIVVDQNMHQLIQKGFQSISDHVKIVPSLQLADNENATIVTNQTSLLQNMQRPLVLIGRDDVEKREINGEVKTTSDALFAFSELNDIYVSALYPAFDGYKTIATVGDKPFIQRSPQGDIIVLADIADTDWPLYPSFPLFLWSATQQLSESVGSLGIFVPNEQRSVALAQGDWSVYSQDDEFLSTITNGLITAPMQPGIYTARSSSEEKRLIVQLQAPERVIEEGTSYTLGELQPNGKEEVSKASFVPWLILIILCLLVAEWEVQRRRGFTN; this comes from the coding sequence TTGGGCTTTAGTCAAATTATGTTTAGCTGGACGGCCATCATCCCGGTCATTGTCCTGCTCTATTATTTCTTTCGAAAAAAATATACCGATCAAACGGTGTCCTCAACACTTTTTTGGTCTGAAATTATGCAAGAAACAAGGGTTTCCCCATATTTAAAGCATTTACAAAAAAATGCGTTGCTCTATTTGCAATTGCTGGCATTGCTCCTATTAGTGCTTGCACTAATGAATCCGTATATGAAAAAAAGCACTATTGCTGGTGCGCAGACGATATTTATCGTGGATACGTCTGCTACAATGCTCGCTGGCAAAGAGCAATCCACATTTGATGCACATAAAAAAGAAATGCAATCATTAGTAGATCAACTTGAAGGTCGACCTATCACGTTGATTACAACTGGCAATACGCCACAAGCAGTACTACAGCAGGAAACGAATGTGAAAAGTATTGAAAAAGCGATACAAGATTTACATGTAACGTATGAAACTGCGCAAATGAATAAAGCGCTTGACGTCGCACAAGCATTTGTCGGTGATACACAAACATCGATTTACGTCTTTACAGATTCACTTGATAAAAAGCAATTGCCGATGGAGAAAAATTCAGTAAAATGGCTCGTATATGGTTCTGAGAAGGGGTTAGCAAATGTTGCGATAACACGCTTTGCCGCTACTACAGATGGGCAATCTACAATGGCATTAGTGCAGTTGCAAAATGATACCGACCAGAAACATGAGCTGACAATTGCATTACAAAATAGTCAAGGTGAAGTAGTAATCGAAGAGCAAATTTCTTTAGCAGAAAACGAGGCAACGACTAAAACATTTAAAGATTTACCGTTAATGGATACTATAACAGCTAACATTAATGTGGAAGATGATTATGTGGTGGATAATAAACAATCAGTTGTGCTTCAAACAGCTACATCGAATATCGTTGTCGATCAAAACATGCATCAACTTATTCAAAAGGGCTTCCAATCGATTAGCGATCATGTAAAGATAGTACCGTCATTACAACTAGCGGATAACGAAAATGCTACCATCGTAACAAACCAAACGTCATTACTTCAAAACATGCAGCGACCGTTAGTGTTAATTGGACGTGATGATGTAGAAAAAAGGGAAATCAATGGTGAGGTCAAAACAACGAGCGATGCTTTATTTGCATTTAGTGAGTTAAATGATATTTATGTAAGTGCTCTGTATCCTGCTTTTGATGGCTATAAGACAATTGCCACAGTAGGTGATAAACCATTTATTCAACGATCACCGCAAGGCGATATCATCGTTTTAGCTGATATTGCTGATACGGACTGGCCGTTATATCCTTCGTTCCCGTTATTTTTATGGAGTGCGACACAACAATTATCTGAATCAGTAGGCTCTCTTGGCATTTTCGTACCAAATGAGCAACGTTCAGTTGCGTTAGCACAAGGTGATTGGAGTGTCTATTCTCAGGACGATGAATTTTTATCGACAATCACTAATGGCTTAATAACTGCACCGATGCAGCCAGGTATTTACACGGCTCGCTCAAGCAGTGAAGAAAAACGCCTTATCGTGCAACTACAGGCACCTGAACGTGTAATAGAAGAAGGAACAAGTTATACACTTGGAGAACTTCAGCCTAATGGTAAGGAAGAAGTATCAAAGGCTTCATTTGTTCCTTGGTTAATACTCATTATTTTATGTTTGCTTGTAGCAGAGTGGGAGGTGCAACGACGCCGTGGATTTACGAATTGA
- a CDS encoding VWA domain-containing protein: MDLRIDTPLALLLLVPLFIYFGWSYWQERMRLKKSHLVVMSIRIIAIGCLVFALAAPYILLPVKDEQVLYLMDRSASMNNTEAEMTSFIEESLKSKKDEQLAGIYSFSSTLQTEAILSKSLKEVPKFTEVKGTDQTNIEQSLQLATGIVDPKKATRLVLLTDANETQGSAIDFATKLKGSNISVDVVPFHQNVTNDVSLKSFVTPQVAYVGEQQQLVTEVNATAAEQGELLLYENDELIHRESVELAQGSNVFTYKHTATAEGLVKYEAQVQVGQDAIFENNKLTSITMVQSEPHLLIVNGYDTASPIAAALGTNSISYDVINAASLPNELSSYLQYNAIIFDNVPGHLVGEAKMSVIEQAVKNFGVGFTMVGGENSFGLGGYFKTPIETLLPVEMEIKGKEQLPSLGLVIVLDRSGSMYGSKLELAKEAAARSVEMLRDEDTLGFIAFDDRPWEIIETAPLGNKEEAVDTILSVTPGGGTEIYSSLSAAYDSLADLKLQRKHIILLTDGQSQSGNYEDLIENGKEQGITLSTVAIGQDADGNLLQSLSEMGSGRFYDVIDEQTIPSILSRETAMISRTYIEDNPFYPTIYNATGWNTLFAKGVPQMNAYIGTTAKQGAAVIAESEKEDPVLAQWQYGLGKTFAFTSDSTGKWAGDWARWQEWGSFWQTIISQMLPSYNDVAYDVRLDTDGSFLITDPTNEAAFLDIVAVDEAGEELDLQLETISASQVRAVVQAKPGLIFFRIADEEQAIYQAGLSVPYSAEYELRPVNETLVEQLTKQTGGSVLKEPQDVFRNFTNKGAERQNIATWLLLTGMLLFFVDITIRRFGWSFITRNKKEKPVEEATVQSEDTNVAQLLKGMKKRS, from the coding sequence GTGGATTTACGAATTGATACGCCATTAGCCTTATTGTTATTAGTACCATTGTTTATATACTTTGGATGGTCTTATTGGCAAGAGCGTATGCGCCTGAAAAAAAGTCATCTAGTCGTCATGAGCATTCGTATAATAGCAATCGGTTGTTTGGTTTTCGCACTCGCAGCGCCCTATATTTTATTACCAGTAAAGGACGAGCAAGTATTATATTTAATGGACCGTTCTGCTTCAATGAATAACACAGAAGCGGAAATGACTAGTTTTATAGAGGAAAGTTTGAAATCGAAAAAGGATGAACAACTTGCAGGGATTTACTCTTTTTCATCAACTCTCCAAACAGAAGCGATTTTATCGAAATCTTTAAAAGAAGTTCCTAAATTTACTGAAGTTAAAGGAACTGACCAAACGAATATTGAGCAAAGTCTTCAACTGGCTACGGGTATTGTCGATCCGAAAAAGGCAACAAGACTTGTTTTACTAACGGATGCTAATGAAACCCAAGGCAGTGCGATAGATTTTGCTACGAAGCTAAAGGGCTCCAATATTAGTGTAGATGTCGTTCCGTTCCATCAAAACGTGACGAATGATGTGTCACTTAAAAGTTTTGTCACACCACAAGTAGCTTATGTAGGTGAACAGCAGCAGCTTGTAACGGAAGTAAATGCTACAGCTGCAGAACAAGGTGAACTATTACTGTACGAAAATGATGAACTCATTCATCGTGAGTCGGTGGAACTTGCACAAGGTTCAAATGTTTTCACATATAAACATACCGCAACTGCAGAGGGGCTTGTAAAATATGAGGCACAGGTGCAAGTTGGACAGGATGCTATTTTTGAAAATAATAAATTAACAAGTATTACAATGGTGCAAAGCGAGCCACATTTACTTATTGTTAACGGCTACGATACGGCATCACCTATTGCTGCAGCGCTAGGGACGAATTCAATTTCCTATGATGTGATAAATGCAGCAAGCTTGCCAAATGAACTTTCTAGCTATTTGCAATATAACGCTATTATTTTTGATAATGTACCAGGCCACTTAGTCGGTGAAGCGAAGATGAGTGTTATTGAGCAGGCAGTTAAAAACTTCGGTGTTGGTTTTACAATGGTCGGTGGTGAAAATAGCTTTGGCTTGGGTGGCTATTTCAAAACGCCGATTGAAACATTGTTACCTGTTGAAATGGAGATAAAAGGTAAAGAGCAATTACCATCGCTAGGACTTGTCATCGTACTAGACCGTTCAGGAAGTATGTATGGTTCAAAATTAGAGCTAGCGAAAGAAGCAGCCGCACGATCAGTGGAAATGTTACGTGATGAGGATACGCTCGGGTTTATTGCCTTCGATGATCGCCCTTGGGAAATCATCGAAACGGCCCCCCTTGGTAATAAAGAGGAAGCAGTCGATACGATTTTATCAGTGACGCCTGGTGGGGGTACGGAAATATATAGCTCCCTTTCAGCAGCATATGATAGTTTGGCAGATTTAAAATTGCAGAGAAAGCATATTATTTTACTAACAGATGGACAGTCACAATCAGGCAATTATGAGGATTTAATTGAAAATGGGAAGGAACAAGGGATTACACTTTCTACAGTGGCGATTGGACAAGATGCAGATGGCAACTTACTTCAGTCATTAAGTGAAATGGGTAGTGGTCGTTTCTATGATGTTATTGATGAACAAACAATTCCTTCAATTTTATCCCGTGAAACAGCGATGATTTCCCGTACTTATATAGAGGACAATCCGTTTTATCCTACAATTTATAATGCAACTGGATGGAATACACTATTTGCAAAAGGTGTGCCACAAATGAATGCATATATTGGCACGACGGCAAAGCAGGGAGCTGCTGTGATAGCTGAAAGTGAGAAGGAAGACCCTGTATTGGCCCAATGGCAATATGGGCTTGGTAAAACTTTTGCTTTCACATCAGATTCGACAGGGAAATGGGCTGGTGACTGGGCAAGATGGCAGGAATGGGGATCATTTTGGCAAACAATCATTTCGCAAATGCTACCAAGCTATAATGATGTGGCCTATGATGTACGACTCGATACAGACGGCTCATTTCTCATCACTGATCCGACAAATGAAGCAGCGTTTTTAGATATTGTCGCTGTCGATGAAGCGGGTGAGGAGCTTGATTTACAGCTTGAAACGATTTCCGCATCGCAAGTACGGGCAGTAGTGCAAGCGAAACCAGGATTGATTTTTTTCCGTATTGCTGACGAAGAGCAGGCTATTTACCAGGCTGGTCTAAGCGTACCGTACAGTGCAGAATATGAATTACGTCCTGTGAATGAAACACTTGTCGAGCAACTAACGA